The Astatotilapia calliptera chromosome 4, fAstCal1.2, whole genome shotgun sequence genome segment CCCAAGTGTTAACCCACTTATGTTCTACCCGTGATGCATGGGTACTCTGagtttctcccacagtccaaaaacatgcacattGGGCTGAATGATGATTCTAAACTGTGACTTTGAACTTTAATGGTTGTCTATCTCTctctgttagccctgtgacagacagaTGTACCTGACATCTAACCCCTATGGCAGCCAggaacctatcccagctgtcataggggtTCTCACAGTGGTGCTATGACAGGATAATAACATCGATGGTTGAATACACTCATTTTCACATAATTCAGCTCTGGACTGCAAAAACTAGCCTAGCCCAAAGTGATGAGTTCGATGAGTTCTTCTTTACTGACAACCAAATTAAAGCCaagacatttaaatttaaaagggGCCGTATGTGAATCTTAACCGCAAACACATCTAATTTACTTTCATTGCTGACGAACAGAAATGGTTAACAAATAACTGGAACATAAGCGCTTTCTTTGAAAGTGAGCATATGATTATTTTACAAAGCTATTATGTTGCCCAAGAGCAGAGAAAAGAGTGAACACATTTGCACATTTGGCATTAATGTTCTCTTGCGTGCCATTTACTGACAGCCACAACACATAAACATGTATTTGTCCTTTCTCCCCACACATTAAAGCCAGTTTCTCTGGCTCACAATTCAGTTTACAATTTCCATTGATTCACAATACCCTCCTTCCATGATAATGACCTCCACGTGTGATTCTCTTTCTACGCAGATGAGGAAGGTCCAGAGGGTTTGACTCAGTTTCTGCTGCTGGAGGTGCGTAAACTGAGGGAGCAGCTTCGAAACAGCCGCATGTGCGAACGGCGCCTGTCTCAGCGCTGCCGGATGGCGGAGGAGGAGCGAAGCCGCGCTGAGCGTAAAGCTCAGGAGTTACGCCATGACAAACTACAGCTGGAAAGGTTTGGGCTTTTCTAGTTTCCAGTTTCTTCCTTTAAAGCTTTTCTGTCAAAGAATCAAATATGTCATAGAAACCTGTAAATTCACATGGGGTGAATTTACAAGGTGATATTAATAATCCACAAAGGCTGTCAGAGCTACAGGGGTCAGGGCACCATTGTTCCCGCCTACTTTCCCTCTACTTTATATCCCAGTGGGAAGAAACCTGATGTGCTGCTACAGCGTTGGCTCCAGAATGTGTTTCTCTGTCATTAAACAACttttgaacaataaaaaaacacttttaagaACATTTCATGTTACTTTCTTCAAACTGTTTTACTCTCATTCTGCagaaatcattttaaacactgagaaaaacaaaaaaaataaacatgttggtTGTGGTGGCATCTTCCTCTGAAACACCATCTCTCCACGAGTCTTCCTCCACTACATCTATGAGCTTCCTCTGTGGACTTCCTCTTGTCCTCCAGCCTGGCACCTCCAGCCTGTGACTTTGTCTTTGCACCACTTAATCTGGTCTGTCCACCTGAtgttcatttctaatcttgtccatcctGCTCACTCCAAATTCAAATCTCAACATCTTCACCTCTGCCAATTCCAGAGTTATCTAAAATTGTTGAGCCACGAAAATTCATCTTTACATTTGTAGAAAAACAAGTTGGtaacaaaaagtgaaaatgtttgaTCTGGATGGTTTTTGATCTCAAGGCTGCGTCAAGACTGGGAGTTAGCCAGTCGAGAGCTGGGAAAGCTGAAAGACCGACACCTGGAGCAGGCTGTGAAGTACTCCAGAGCCTTGGAGGATCAAGGCAAAGCCTcaaccagagagagagaactgCTGAGTCAGGTCAGTTGGTTTGggtgaaagaaaaatatatttttatattaatgttAGTTCTCTTGCATTTTGCATCTGTTTGATTTCACTTTTAAGCTGCTGTTTTAGGTGCTCCATGTCAGCCAGAAAGAGCTTTGTTTGCTTTGATACGACTTCGATACCTCTTGCTGCCATGCATATAACAGAAACAAGCGCTGTTCTCGGAAGTTATGTGGTGTCTGAAGGCATAAAAAAGGGAACAAATAAAAGCACCTGAGGCAACGAAACTTCTTTGGATGGCACGCAGCAAAAGAGATAAATGAAGCGGCTCGAGCCAGCAGGGGCAGATGTTATCAGCCACCCCAGGATTTGTTACAACATGTTGACAGAACCACTGAGGAATGAGCCAGCTGGCTGTAAAAATAAGGCGATATTAATAGCTGCAAGTCAGTGTATGATCTACAGTCTATCTATGATCTTTAAAATCCTATATTTTTATTAGAATAGTTTGAAATCATCATTATTTAGCCCTgggttttttcttattattttaagtCCAAAATGGCAAAACCAAGAGAGGTCCACCCACCCTATAGCCCTTCCTGTCATCTTCTGAAGAGCCATAGTGGACCAGTTGACACCTTATCACGAGTCCCAGCCTCTGAATTCAGATTACTGAAAGATTTTCACAGAAACGTAAACTCTGAAAGAAGCAACTTGTGGAATTCTCTTTggtttttgcatttaaatgttcCACCTTAAAGCTTTAAGCTCATTTCCAGCTGTTTACTGAAAGTCATTCTTATCTCAAAGTGGGATCTTTTTGCCAGCGGCTGCTGTCTACTGTCTAAAATGAGCCATTTAAGGTTTCTCTCCTTTGAAGGCCACACACCATTTAAGCCACTTTACTTCTGTTTGCTGTCCCTCGTAAACACAGAGTTTGTTTAGCGGTGGGTGGGGCTTCAGTGCTCCCAGCCTGATCTGTGTGACCATATTAGGTATGCCCGCTTTGACCGACATCATGCTGACCTAAAAGCAGCAACGACTATTTTAAGAACCAAGTGGTTAAAACATTTCAGTGACATCattccctttttaatttttttaattctcagttAGGTCACATCGTTATCTATTTCCCTTCCTGTTTTCCATCCTTCGTGGCTAGATGCCCCACATTATCGTTCTTGATACCCGTTTTTAAATAGCCAATCACCCTGCCTCATATACACACCTCCACCTTTGCACTGCCAATATCATCTTGCATTATATTCATTTTGTCTTCTTTGTGACTTTCCTTGGGTCTCACCTTTTGAACTGGTTGTGGATTACGAGTGTAACAAGTCCCCTTAATGGATAATATTTGTAGACTTAGAGATACTGCTATCAGTGGGACCTTTGTGTTATTGTTCACATATTtgcctgaaaaacaaaagatccCTGGTTCAATATCAGGGGAAAAAACATTTGTCGTGGTAACCCACTGTCAATAAAGGAGCAGCTGATATTAGCTCctgatattaaaatataaaagagtCCCACACTAGCAGGTTATTGATATGCTTATTATTTGCTTGTTCTCCATACATGCAGGTAGAGGAGCTTAAGTCCAGGCtggcagcagcagagaaaaaaacaagtggTGCCCCTGATGCCTCTAAAGCTGTAACTGGTTCTACACCTGCTCTACCAGAAAACCTGCCTAAGAAAACTGAGACTACAGGAAGTCAGATGAAGAACTCGATCCCACCCACTGGAGTCGTTGTATGTTTTTGATTGCATATTGTGTATCATctgaaatcatgttttttaagctgttatcattctttgttgtatttttttttatctgtgttcattttgttttggttcacCTCAGGCTCTGATGGATATCCTGAAGCAGGACCGCAGGGAGGCTGCCGAGCAGAGACAGGAGTTCTGCGATATCATCACCAAACTACAGAGCGAGCTCCAAAACACTGAAGAGCAAAGGGACAAGGTGAGAGGTTGTCTGCCATCATATTATATAATACATTATAACATTATAATGACCTTTTCCTTCATGATACTTTCTTTTCTGGACTGTACTTGCAGTTGGAGTCTCAGTGCGAACAGCTACAGCTGAAGGTGAGGACTCTCCAGCTGGACTGGGAGACAGAGCAGAAGAGGAGTGTGTCCTATTTCAACCAAATCATGGAGCTGGAAAAGGAGAGAGACCAGGTTAGTGAGAGCACACTGTCTAACCACAAAGAGTTCATCAGTCACTTTAGCTGCTCTGGCTTATTCTCGCACATCACCAACCTATTCACTTTCTGCACTTCTGTCCTCTCATCTCAAGGCCCTGCGCAGTCGAGACAGCCTGCAGCTTGAGTACACCGACTGTCTGCTGGATAAGAACCGTCTGCGTAAACGCATTGCTGAGCTGCAGGCCAacctggagcagcagcagagagagctggacaaagagagggagaggagccaGGAGAAAATGGAGCCAAACAGCTCCTGCCTGCACTGTGTGAGTTCAAACACTAAGTCATGAGGGCAGCGCTCACCTTCCCCTGCCTTCTACAGAAActttttaatgcaaatgttGTCCTCCATCTCTGCCCCCCAGTCCCACCTGTCTCTGTGTAGTGAGGAACAGTGCTTTGGCCCCTGCTGTTCCCCCGGCCTGGATCTGAGCCCGCAGCCGAGAAGAACCAATCTGTTACTAAGAAAGGTCAGTGCTGCGGTTAATACCAGTAGTTTAGTTATTATGATGAGaatgacaataacaacagaATCACAACTGCCCTGTTTGATTAAATTAAGATCAGAAGGAATCGAAACAGGCCTTACTGACctaactgctgtgtaatcaccACTTCATTTTATATCATAGGAATTCCCACAGgataaaaacttgttttttcatGCTGTTTGTGTGCTATGCAGAGAATGTATCTTTCTGACTGAAACATTTCACTGCAGCTAGACAAGGCAAGGGGTCCTATTATGAGCAGGAAATGTTGCAATGCATTCTTGTGCAACTCTTTGCATGTTCGTGCCTGTACCTTACATCTCATTATCTGCGAGCTCATACTCTGTTGAGCATCTTTTCTGTGTCACAGGTGCCCTCTAGTGGCCCAGCCAATGAAAACTCAGAGGGTAAGTCAACCACACTGGCAGCTGGATGATGCTTATCTAGTGTTTCTTTGTGCAATCCTTTTGCTTTTGTACTTTTCATTTACACAAAGTAGGAAGGTCGGTGGGGGATTTCATCACAAGTGTTTTAGGTTAAAGTAAACGGTGTTTTTCTGCTGATTCACAGATTCTGGTTCAAACTCAGAGGAGAACCTCTTGCTGTCAGTGAGTATCAAAGCCCTgcttataataaaaataataaaaataagattCTAAAGATCTGCATCTTTATGTTTACCTCCTCACCCTCAGACAGAAACCAATGAAAAGGAAATAAACCGCCTTTCCACATTCCCCTTTCCTCCTTGCATGAACTCCATCAACCGTCGAGTCAACACAGAGTGAGTTCATATATTTTTCACCCTGCAATTTTCCCCGTTATTCTCACGTTGATTACCATTTTCCTCGTTTTGCTTCCACAAAGGTTTGACTTGGACTCATGGGGCAGTGATGAGAATGACAACATTCCAGGTACATTTGACTCTTGCATTTacaaccatttttttttaatcaatgtgTTGGTGATTAATCATGTTCAatctaataataacaaaaatgtaAGTGTACATTAAAAGGCTCTCTGGTGTTTTCAGGTGAGCAGAGTGAGCCTTCTTTGTCAGATTCGTGGAGCTCCTTGCAgtctcattttttcccccctgaccTGGTCAACCTGCCCATAGTCTCTGCACAGCAGCCCAGTCCCAAAGTGCCCAGGTACAAACTTACAGCTTTGATGCCTGTCACTGAAACCAGTAAAAGCTCTGTTAAACTGTCATTTTTCCTCCTTAATTACAAGTAATATTAATTTCTGCAGGGCAATCTCTTAATCTTCGTAGGTGAGAATGATGGTCCTAAAAGGTCGTAACATTAACATTAGTATAGAAGAGCATTAACATTTCTTTTGTCAGAGGTACGTTGTGGGTATTAGGCCACAGACCATTACACAACtcaaaaataactttatttattgtaaacAAACAGGCGAGAACAAACCAACagagctaagaaaaaaaaaggaagagcaGATGTCAATCTACAGCTTCAAAGGAAAAAATCTTTCCAGCACATGAAGtaaaattttcaaatttaaacaattaaagaaaaaaacttcatGGTTTAAATGTTTAGATGTCTTTAAAATGTATCTGGTTTgtccttcattttattttctcctggtggattattattattattattgttattattatcattgttattgttattattattgttgttattattgttgttattattattattattattatatattattattattattatctttttgGTATTAAAAAATGGAGTTCATTACATAATTACTGTATGATaaaaatttaaacagttttgAATGTGATTAATATTATATAAGTGCAATTTTCTGTCATAGTGTACAACATAATGTAAAGAGCACAAAAGTGGCACCAAAGCAAAGTGAATGCCATCACAGACTAGTGTTATGTAATTTCATCCTTACTGCTTCTGACGGTCTTCTGCCATCTCTCAGGAACCTACACTGCTCACCATCTCCAAGTCCCCCAACCTCTCCAAAGCACAGGAGACCAAGTCTTGCCGATGACATCACCATCATTGGAGGAAGCCAAACGGGGATATTTGTCAGCCATGTGAGAGCAGGTTCCCCAGCTGAACAATGTGGACTGAAGGAGGGCAGCGAGCTGCTGGAGGTTGGCGTCTGCATATGCGATTAAATCATATATGAGCACTTTTAATGTGTGCATGTGGAAATACGTGTACCACAAGGACAAGTGTGTGCCTTTGCTTCTATGAAAATGAGGCTGTAGAATGACATGCAGTTTTTGTCCTGTTGTTTTTAGCTGGAGCAAGTCCTGTTTGGTGGGGGAAGTGTGCTGCTGAGTCAGTGCACTGCTGAGGTGGCCCACTTTTCTCTGCAGTGGTGGACCGAGCCGTCAACACTTAAATTCCAGAGCAACCCAGAGGGTGAGTCTGTTACTTCAGAGGTTTGAAAAATTCATATGAGGCCGGTCAGTCTGCTCTTGAAATCTCCCCTCGTGGTGCAGAAAGGTGACGCTAAGGTGCCCCCTCTCATGCTTTCTCATCCTCAGGGTACTCAAACCTGTCCTCGCAGGTTTCATCGCCAACTTTTTTGGGTCCTGACTCTTTCTATGTGCGTGTTAATCTCAGCATGGAGCCTCATGGTGACCCGCCATCTTTGGGTGTTTCTTGTGATGACATTATACATGTCACAGATACAAGGTACAATGGAAAATACCAATGGCGCTGCTCCCTGGTGGACCCGAGCACAGCCAAGCATTTGCAGACAGGATCCATGCCCAACTACAACCGGTATGTCAGTCAGACTTTGACGTGActttgctttattattattttaaaggcaCAATTCAGTCCTGAAAGTTCCACAAGGCCAGTGTTATTTAGTTCAAGTACATATAAGAGAAGGTAGATATATTTACAAAACTGGCGAATAAATTTAGATTGATAACAAAATAGCTGTGTGACTAGTGTAAATAACTAAGAATATATCGACTTCTCTTTCAGGGCTCAACAGTTGTTACTCATAAGGTTACGAAAAATGTCAGTGGAGCAAAAGGACTCTAAGAAGAAGATGGTAAGTTGATGCATATTTAAATTACATGATCAGCATGCACAACGGCTGTGGTGCctcatattacagttttttcccgTTTCCTCATTGGAAGATGTATATTTTTCTTTGCGTAGTTCTTAAAGAAAACATCAGGCCGTGTACGATTGGTCAAAGCGGTGGATCCAAACTGCCGTGGGATTGGTTCCACACAACAGGTCCTTTACACGCTCAGCAAACGTAAGTTGAAGCCCTGTCGCTCCCTCAATGAAATAGCATGTTTGTGTCATAAATGAattgtttgtgtatgtgcacaCTTTGTGTTGATGTATTTGTACTTGTTTTTGCCATGTCAGGCCATGAGGACCACTTAATCCCTTACAGTTTAGTACAGTCAGTGCAGGTTCAGACCAAGCGGCCAGTCATCTTCTCACCGTCTCTGCTGTCCCGTGGTCTGATAGAGAAGCTCCTGCAACCAGCACAGTCTGGATTAAAGTTTAACACCTGCCAGCCAGGTATCTGTGCAACACACAGACCTATCCACTCACAGTGACCCAACAGTGCACAAAGTTTGGTGCTGATTTGTTGATCATACATTAAATATTTTCAGAGCCCATTCCAGCTTCAGAGAGACAAGACAAGAGAATATTCTTGTTGGATTCTTGCAGTCCAGAGAAGGCCCTTGGCATAAGGCTGCAGTCAATACAGGATGTCATCAGCCAGGTAAGGTCAGCGGTGTTTTCTGGGGGTGTGGTTTTCAAAAAGAAGCTTTTGCTTTGCCTGacgaaaatgcaaaaatgtcacCACATTTTGCTTTACAACCATCCTACTAAATGTCTTCCTCAAGGACAATGAAGAATGCTGTTTTTAGGACGATTAAGTAACCAATAAAAGTCAATTACCGACAATCGCGGGGAGAAATTTCCACAGGACTCtgaaatcctttaaaaaactaggctcagttagcatgttaaatgttaaagttcatgagagcatgatttaaaaaagactAAACAAGGATGGCTTGTTGTATGACAGCATACATACGGAGATGTTTGGTTATAATGGAAGGCACCACGTTtgtagaaaaccaaacacagcgaGTTTTGCAATGGCCCAGGCAAAGTCCTGACCCAACCTGATGGAAATGGTGTGTTGGGACCTTAAACGAGCTGTAGATAAACAGATGCCATCTCTTTGTCTCAGGATAAACACTGCCTGCTCGAGCTGGGCTTGTCCAGTGTTGAAGGCTTATTGAGACTTGGGATTTACCCCATCGTCATCCATATTCGCCccaagaacaaaaaacacaagaagctgAGGTAAGTGCACACACAGGCAGTTTTCAGTTCAGTGCTACAGTAAGTTCTGGTCTCACCATAGCAGCACTACTGTACTTTATCCAAGCTTTGTATGTATTTAATGGCAATCCACTTTGTGGAGTAAGGAGCGTTTAACTTCTCTAGAGTGATTATTTCTTACCTTgaaattagagctgggcgatagaacgataacgatatgtatcgcgatataacttttactcgatagagaaattaagctatcgcgatagacctcgccgctcttgtcctctttaaaaaaaaaaaaaaaaaaaaaaaaaaaaaaaaaaaaaggtcaaccaatcacagccgcagcgtcacgtcgcgtgacttgttacgtacagcacaagtgccaagccgcacgtgtgtttgtttgggaagcagccagcaggtaatggagccagcgtataatggaggaaatgagtgtgccgactagaaaaatcaaccgagcgtgaccgaagagaaaacagacgatggttccaatgccggagagattgtcgaacggaagagccaaagaagttccgtagtgtgaaggtatttcggctatttcaagtctgacaaaaaacagagtagcgtgcactgtaaattgtgccgaaagcaagtctggaaatacaataaactggtgcatgcgtcacactgtgcgccgcgttattgtttcggtgaaatgaatttctacaatactgttactgttaattctactctctgcagtgtttaaatgcttacacatacacacagttactgtccgtccacacatacaactcggttctgcttctatgccgcagctttgtttactttttcccaccgaggcttctagacttctgattggccaacatttctgcacggttaggaatctagcgccacctgctgctttggcatgttcatagcagcgttttccttcatttctgcctttatgtgtggacgggattattttttaaaacgaaaacggaaaatctcagttttcaaaaatacccgtgtacgtgtggacgtagcctcagtctctgactggaagcgctaattcgtcattcggcttttgtcagactaaagtaactgttaaaactgtttgaaaagctaagctatacaacaaggagagattgagaatttccttttagttctcagtttatttgatattgacaaaagttagtcagttttgtctgttcttctgtaaaacaaactaagatttatttttagaattaatactttgtttctaagtggaattgacaatttagtctgtttcatttgttctattttgaaacttaaacgctttagcggctgccttttgtgtagtttgcaatatttgccttttatttatctgaaaaagtctcatgttccttaagtacatctaccctgttgaacttattatgggaaataaatatttaaaaacaagctgctgattatttcacattttacttgtgagcaacggcacatttaaatcttacaaatatagttatttggcttatatcgtgatagatatcgttatcgcctgaaatgaaaaaaacatatcgtgatatgaaaaaaatctcatatcgcccagctctacttgaAATACATATATTTGGAAAAGTCATGTCTTAGATACTCGGTGATTATTTATCCATCACTTGAAACAGAAAGTTTTTTCCACGTTGTGGGGAGGACagtgtgatggaggagctgtgCCACGCCgaggagctgcagctggagACACTGCCCATGCTTCACTACACCCTGGAGCCCAACACCTGGAGCTGCACTGATGAGCTGCTGGCTGCTTTACGTACCAACATCCACAGCCAGCAGAGGGCGATGGTCTGGGTTGAACTGGATAGGCTGCagtagaagagagagagagaatgtgtgTGGTACCATGTATGACTAGTGCATGTGCCAGTATCTACTAAGAATTTCAAAGGAGCCCACACTAGGCTTGTGTACatacattttaacataattttgAAATTCTCATAATTATAGGTCTCTATAATAGCCAAGCTGGACTGgctagaataaataaaaaaaactgcaacttATTTGAGCCGCACAAGGAAGGTACATGTAAGTACAAATGTACTTACCTCATTAAAACTGCAATCTTCCCTTCAACTTACCACACCTAAGGTTTTATTATTATACTTCTGTACTTCAAAACTATATTCAATAACACAAGGAGCCTACTTTTTGGTATTTAGGCCACGGGTcatttaattatgttttaaGTGAAAAGCTGAAGCTGTGAGAATATTAAGTGTGACAGATGTTGTAGGTTAAGGGAACTGAAGCTTTTTTTCATACAATATTATCTGTGCATTATAGATCTAGGCCAGTGTTTGTTTGGACAGTTACATTTTATGTCAGCCtgttttcttcagcttttttcatttgaagtGAAATAATGAACGCTCCATTAAGGTGTCGAGTTTAGACGGAGTGGATTCATTATTGTATTTCAATCTGAATGTACtgcaaactgaactgaatgcaAAGCAAAGAGCCTGAAACAATAGGTTTAGCTGCTcaaatgtcttcttttttttttttttttttttttttgtgtcccgtttggatctttagctgtcagaattgttgtcttgaggccaagaaagatgccaagcggatttattttaccaagtggatcatcatggccttgccatattggtccatttgattgacctttattataattatgaatttattttattttcagttgctacaaacgggacagacatgactgggggataggacatggagaaagaatgaaagaaagagagggagagaaagaaaaccaaaggggagaagagacggtgagaagggggggaaagaaaaaaaaaaaagagagaaaaacaaacaaaacacctggatcacctgtatggagaaaaaaaaacagaagagaaagcaaacaacaaagagcaacataataaaaaaaccagcaccatcacaataaactagctagcagtagatactaaataataaacgatattgtgcagcacgcaagatagacagcgcacaatgtgctttgaggcagcagccaagaaaggtgtagtccgagtctgtgaacacccgtgtgcacacctgtgtggatcagcatgcttttattccaaaggtttctccatgtaatgatctgctagggagtgtggggagccatagccccgtccaccagggtatgaagtaggtatggaggagatccaggccccagatatccagaggccccagagtacaaggacccgaggaggaccaccaaaggggggggggaaccgtgccaccctcctgggaagagctgagtagagccccaaaggagaggtcaccccgcagctacggagcagaggccagagggggttgcagtggcgtgcccgcgggctctgccggcagctagctgtgccagagaggaccgagcttcaggcccagaggtctgagggcatcccaccccccggaaggagcccagccgggccacaggcgcccggccctgccggtacatacatgagcgcacagccccagacgacaaggaccaccaacacaccaacgtctgagggcatcagccaccggcagggagtgtggtgaggggagataggcctccgtactttagaggacctgagatgtacccagagaggttgagtccaagacccaacctgacatatagacacagccgaacaggcacacgcggacacagacgtgcattcccaccccatattgggggcgaccgtggctcagggggttgggaatcgcatctgtaaccggaaggtcgccggttcgatccctgggctctgtccgggtcgttgtgtccttgggcaagacactttaccctacttgcctactggtgttggccagaggggccgatggcgcgatatggcagcctcgcttctgtcagtctgccccagggcagctgtggctacaactgtagcttgcctccaccagtgtgtgaatgtgagagtgaatgaatagtggaattgtaaagcgctttgaggttctcgaaaagcgctatataaatgcaatccattattattattattattattattattattattattattattattattattattattatgcacaaccaaatactcggcactcatccaacgtgtagacagacacaaatagacactgcacagacagtcgcactccccaaacatactctatatcccaggtccaggtacccccgccctcagaggggcaagccgcacctagacccaggacatgtaacccttctctctggggtggaggcaagcggaccacctccttatctgcagtagcagggaggccccgcatcccagaccccagtctgacggccagcacctcctcccagccccccagccctgacggctaacagaaccggggtgaggaagacctcaaacctccctacgcccgctcatatgtagtgttgctgtgtgctgttctaaagtgcatttaaaactcaggagagcatggtactagcttcctctcagagagcagcacagcTCTTCCTGAAAACCCTTagtgtctaaatgcatttaaaattgagggtagggcaccagcgccaAAGGTGGGCTGGAGTACACcgaccatcctctggatgctgtaaaacgtgcccacccccaaggccctatatgtatgtgttatgtgagagtgtgagtaatgtggatgtctaggttgccgaataaaattgaggcacaggcggccagaaggggacagagggggagtgcctcccctgcaccctggtgacatacctgcaccccaagccatgcgtgtgtgggtgggtgtggtagagcgggaatagggaggcagctgaggatggggagggaagaaagggaggggcaagcggcccctccctggggccagctcccctgctgaccccagtaggcacccccacactctggaacccaccagggcaagggggcccaggcccatccggaccggggcccgcagcagcagcaccgcccagccccacagagtccggggcagcccacccgactccaccccagagaaaactgcacccaccccatcatccaatcatctcccaaactacacaagacaatagacacccaggttgagttcattctccacctctcctat includes the following:
- the LOC113021174 gene encoding caspase recruitment domain-containing protein 11; translation: MSGVTVWMEEDDDIAQEESQASPSWSEERCEELWDRVEGVRHKLTRILNPAKLTPYLRQCKVIDEQDEDEVLNSTQYPLRISKAGRLLDILRGQGQRGLQAFMESLEFYHPEQYTQLTGQQPTHRCSLILDEEGPEGLTQFLLLEVRKLREQLRNSRMCERRLSQRCRMAEEERSRAERKAQELRHDKLQLERLRQDWELASRELGKLKDRHLEQAVKYSRALEDQGKASTRERELLSQVEELKSRLAAAEKKTSGAPDASKAVTGSTPALPENLPKKTETTGSQMKNSIPPTGVVALMDILKQDRREAAEQRQEFCDIITKLQSELQNTEEQRDKLESQCEQLQLKVRTLQLDWETEQKRSVSYFNQIMELEKERDQALRSRDSLQLEYTDCLLDKNRLRKRIAELQANLEQQQRELDKERERSQEKMEPNSSCLHCSHLSLCSEEQCFGPCCSPGLDLSPQPRRTNLLLRKVPSSGPANENSEDSGSNSEENLLLSTETNEKEINRLSTFPFPPCMNSINRRVNTEFDLDSWGSDENDNIPGEQSEPSLSDSWSSLQSHFFPPDLVNLPIVSAQQPSPKVPRNLHCSPSPSPPTSPKHRRPSLADDITIIGGSQTGIFVSHVRAGSPAEQCGLKEGSELLELEQVLFGGGSVLLSQCTAEVAHFSLQWWTEPSTLKFQSNPEGYSNLSSQVSSPTFLGPDSFYVRVNLSMEPHGDPPSLGVSCDDIIHVTDTRYNGKYQWRCSLVDPSTAKHLQTGSMPNYNRAQQLLLIRLRKMSVEQKDSKKKMFLKKTSGRVRLVKAVDPNCRGIGSTQQVLYTLSKRHEDHLIPYSLVQSVQVQTKRPVIFSPSLLSRGLIEKLLQPAQSGLKFNTCQPEPIPASERQDKRIFLLDSCSPEKALGIRLQSIQDVISQDKHCLLELGLSSVEGLLRLGIYPIVIHIRPKNKKHKKLRKFFPRCGEDSVMEELCHAEELQLETLPMLHYTLEPNTWSCTDELLAALRTNIHSQQRAMVWVELDRLQ